The Oncorhynchus nerka isolate Pitt River linkage group LG24, Oner_Uvic_2.0, whole genome shotgun sequence genome has a window encoding:
- the LOC115107754 gene encoding N-acetyltransferase ESCO2-like → MMPSTTRKHSRPAERPVKDGGSPLKRKSPRLHQSPLKKMSARHQEKENCPSPQISPAPSPLKIAQKRASPFQPAVVTGSFYGKRKPLYLTPLERKMLNETKSLPRLTTVDPYGGLTDAEKKRMINSNKVKKVAAVHRMKNGLKGSGNFKSSLINSSKPKAPTSTKQVEPKKGIPLTFGGLKSKPKPKIFVGAAFFSTGKKPASMYKKSAPKSTKPALSFEKTNALVHASEGKQEKKQKAPSPKRCAVVVKKLQEELQSPPSVQDLLKSPESPEALSPRAIAETYGMTKDVSIVLNISLSPTCSGSPEINTQEDFITDAGSHAVFDLSDISPLTCISSPVKDSLADSVESSAVCTIFGSESKRPQRKAAQASPMNCSTPSFLGHPIPSAAKERRARKRELNKQAEADDQLIIDAGQKQFGATTCGSCGMIYSADSLEDNFQHTQFHKRFLDSIKFVGWKKERVVADFWDGKIILVLPDDPKYAVRKAEDVRQLADNELGFQQVSLSCPSQAKTYLFVNSDRMVVGCLIAEHIRQGFRVLEQPEQTKDMTKEDFMEHHRVWCCSITPEKAICGVSRIWVFSLARRKGIATRMLDTVRNSFMYGGHLTKEEIAFSDPTPDGKLFATKYCETPAFMVYNFIG, encoded by the exons ATGATGCCTAGTACTACAAGGAAGCACAG TCGCCCAGCCGAAAGGCCTGTCAAGGATGGAGGATCTCCCCTGAAAAGAAAGTCACCCCGGCTGCACCAGTCTCCACTAAAGAAGATGTCAGCCAGACACCAGGAGAAGGAGAACTGCCCATCCCCTCAGATATCACCAGCTCCATCTCCCCTAAAGATTGCTCAGAAGAGAGCCTCTCCATTCCAGCCTGCTGTGGTTACAGGGTCCTTCTATGGTAAACGCAAACCTTTGTACCTGACACCCCTGGAGAGGAAGATGCTGAATGAGACCAAATCACTGCCAAGGCTGACCACTGTGGATCCGTATGGAGGACTGACGGATGCTGAGAAAAAGAGGATGATTAACAGTAACAAGGTCAAGAAAGTGGCCGCTGTACACAGAATGAAGAATGGCTTAAAGGGAAGCGGCAACTTCAAATCAAGCCTGATCAATTCCTCAAAGCCTAAAGCACCCACCAGCACAAAGCAAGTGGAGCCGAAAAAAGGCATCCCCTTGACCTTCGGCGGTTTAAAGTCTAAGCCCAAGCCTAAGATCTTCGTTGGGGCTGCCTTTTTCAGCACAGGAAAAAAGCCAGCCTCCATGTACAAAAAGTCTGCCCCGAAATCTACCAAGCCAGCTTTGAGTTTTGAGAAAACAAATGCTCTGGTTCATGCGTCAGAGGGAAAACAAGAGAAAAAACAAAAAGCCCCATCTCCAAAGCGATGTGCTGTTGTAGTGAAGAAACTGCAGGAAGAGCTGCAGTCTCCACCCAGTGTCCAGGATTTGCTAAAGAGTCCAGAGTCACCTGAGGCCCTGTCACCCAGAGCTATAGCAGAGACATATGGCATGACCAAGGATGTCAGCATTGTGTTAAACATATCTTTGTCTCCCACATGTTCAGGATCCCCAGAAATAAACACTCAG GAGGACTTTATCACGGATGCAGGCTCTCATGCAGTGTTTGATCTCAGTGATATTAGCCCATTAACCTGTATCAGCAGTCCAGTCAAAG aCTCCTTAGCCGATTCTGTAGAATCCTCAGCTGTGTGTACAATCTTTGGATCTGAATCAAAGAG GCCCCAGAGGAAAGCAGCTCAGGCCTCTCCAATGAATTGCAGCACCCCCTCTTTCCTTGGTCACCCCATTCCCTCTGCTGCTAAAGAGAGGAGAGCCAGGAAGAGAGAGTTGAATAAACAGGCTGAGGCTGATGATCAACTCATCATT GATGCAGGCCAGAAGCAGTTTGGTGCCACCACGTGTGGGTCATGTGGCATGATCTACAGTGCAGACAGCCTGGAAGACAATTTCCAGCACACACAGTTCCATAAGCGTTTTCTGGACAGTATTAAGTTTGTG GGCtggaagaaagagagggtggTAGCAGATTTCTGGGATGGAAAAATCATTCTGGTTCTACCAGATGATCCAAAATACGCTGTCAGAAAG GCAGAAGATGTGAGGCAACTGGCTGACAATGAGTTGGGCTTCCAACAAGTGTCCCTCAGCTGCCCCAGCCAGGCTAAAACCTATCTGTTTGTGAACAGTGACAGGATGGTCGTCGGCTGCCTCATTGCAGAGCACATACGACAG GGCTTCAGAGTgctggagcagccagagcagacTAAGGACATGACCAAGGAGGATTTCATGGAGCACCACAGGGTCTGGTGCTGCTCTATCACCCCAGAGAAGGCCATCTGTGGGGTCAGCCGTATCTGGGTGTTCAGCCTGGCCCGTAGGAAGGGCATCGCCACAAGGATGCTCGACACCGTCCG AAACTCCTTTATGTATGGGGGCCACCTGACCAAGGAGGAAATTGCCTTCTCTGACCCTACCCCAGACGGCAAACTGTTCGCCACAAAGTACTGCGAGACGCCTGCGTTTATGGTCTACAATTTCATTGGTTAA
- the LOC115107755 gene encoding lymphokine-activated killer T-cell-originated protein kinase homolog: MDSTIASDVNGFKTPCKPDRAKSILSGSTASPRTPITIPASPFMKKLGCGTGVNVYLMNRVGKLNLSPWAVKKINNKCASKQVGVYQRRLCDEANILKGLQHPNIVGFRAFTTANDGSKCLAMEYGGEKSLNDLIEWRREEGLKAYPAATIEKVALHVARGLQYLHNEKKLLHGDMKSCNVVIKGDFETVKICDVGVSLQLDENMKVSNPKAEYVGTEPWKPKEALEEGGVITDKADIFAYGLTLWEMMTLAMPHLEIENSEEEDVSMDEDDFDEDSYYERLGTRPALDSESLGGAYQRMVELFWLCTEENPQKRPSAAQIVQVLESNVIVID, encoded by the exons ATGGATTCCACTATTGCCAGTGATGTGAATGGATTCAAGACGCCCTGCAAACCAGACAGGGCGAAGAGCATTCTCTCTGGTAGCACTGCCAGTCCTAGAACTCCCATAACCATCCCTGCCTCCCCTTTCATGAAGAAACTGGGATGTGGAACTGGGGTGAATGTGTATCTCATGAACAG AGTTGGTAAACTGAACCTGTCTCCATGGGCTGTCAAAAAGATCAACAACAAATGTGCCTCAAAGCAGGTGGGTGTCTACCAGAGACGACTCTGTGACGAGGCAAATATCCTGAAAGGCCTGCAGCACCCAAACATTGTTG GATTCCGTGCCTTCACCACTGCCAATGATGGCTCTAAGTGCCTGGCCATGGAGTATGGTGGGGAAAAGTCCCTGAATGACCTGATAGAGTGGCGACGAGAGGAGGGCCTGAAGGCTTATCCAGCTGCCACCATTGAGAAAGTGGCCTTGCATGTGGCACGTGGCCTACAG TACCTTCACAACGAGAAGAAGCTATTACATGGCGACATGAAGTCTTGCAATGTTGTCATCAAGGGTGACTTTGAGACTGTCAAAATCTGCGATGTGGGAGTCTCCTTGCAGTTGGATGAGAATATGAAAG tGAGTAACCCCAAAGCAGAGTACGTTGGCACTGAGCCGTGGAAGCCCAAGGAGGCTCTGGAAGAGGGAGGCGTGATCACGGACAAGGCAGACATCTTTGCCTACGGACTGACCCTGTGGGAGATGATGACTCTGGCCATGCCTCACTTGGAGAttgagaacagtgaggaggagg ATGTCTCAATGGACGAGGATGACTTTGATGAGGATTCCTACTATGAGAGGTTGGGCACCCGACCGGCGCTGGACTCTGAGAGTCTTGGGGGAGCCTACCAGAGAATGGTGGAGCTCTTCTGGCTCTGCACGGAGGAGAATCCACAGAAACGCCCGTCGGCTGCCCAAATAGTTCAGGTTCTGGAGTCCAACGTCATTGTCATAGACTGA